Proteins encoded within one genomic window of bacterium:
- the lolA gene encoding outer membrane lipoprotein chaperone LolA encodes MISISLLGVGFLLAATPQETLNSVISKYSSASSLKAIFKEQICSKSQGTCQELRGTFIYSSPNKFRLDVVIPMEQLVVSDGNTFWIYLPTQNQAIQTKPGPEQELFLFVSRLSNYSETYTVNTAQKDGTVEAKFTAKPDKQPFLKEFTLLLDPNKNDIDGIKITEGDSEIIFYMESVKLNVKTSPSQFLFSPPEGTTIIKDTGTGYQ; translated from the coding sequence ATGATTTCAATTTCGCTTCTGGGAGTGGGGTTCCTGCTCGCTGCCACTCCGCAAGAAACTTTAAACTCCGTAATTAGCAAATATTCGAGCGCCAGTTCGCTTAAGGCGATTTTCAAGGAACAGATATGCTCCAAGTCTCAGGGTACGTGTCAGGAACTAAGGGGAACTTTCATATACTCCTCGCCTAATAAATTCAGATTGGATGTCGTAATCCCTATGGAACAACTTGTCGTCTCTGACGGCAATACCTTCTGGATATACCTTCCTACCCAGAATCAGGCTATACAAACAAAACCTGGTCCTGAACAGGAACTTTTCCTCTTTGTGTCTAGATTATCCAACTACTCCGAAACCTACACGGTTAATACAGCTCAAAAAGATGGAACAGTTGAGGCAAAGTTCACCGCTAAGCCTGATAAACAACCCTTCCTGAAGGAATTCACACTTCTGCTCGACCCTAACAAAAACGATATTGATGGCATTAAGATAACAGAAGGAGACTCCGAGATAATATTCTACATGGAATCCGTCAAACTAAATGTAAAAACGTCTCCGAGTCAATTTCTTTTCTCGCCTCCCGAGGGAACAACGATAATCAAGGACACAGGCACGGGCTACCAGTGA
- a CDS encoding PaaI family thioesterase, whose product MTLERDNYCFACGKDNPRGLKLDISFDAEKASCEYTVPDDLQGWPKITHGGVISTMLDEMMVWAAAGLQKHVVTAELTIRFKKPLPVGKKISLEARILEDKKRIMTAQAKIFDSKDVYAEASGKLIPA is encoded by the coding sequence GTGACGCTTGAAAGGGACAACTATTGTTTTGCGTGCGGCAAGGATAATCCTAGAGGGTTGAAGCTGGATATTTCATTTGATGCGGAAAAAGCATCGTGTGAGTATACAGTCCCAGATGACCTCCAAGGCTGGCCAAAAATCACACACGGCGGGGTGATATCGACCATGCTGGACGAGATGATGGTTTGGGCGGCAGCAGGACTGCAAAAACATGTTGTCACAGCTGAACTAACTATAAGATTTAAAAAACCTCTGCCTGTCGGAAAGAAAATTAGCCTGGAGGCAAGGATTCTTGAAGATAAAAAACGAATAATGACTGCCCAGGCTAAAATCTTCGATTCCAAGGACGTTTACGCAGAAGCGTCGGGAAAACTTATCCCTGCATAA
- a CDS encoding redoxin domain-containing protein, protein MNKRKFITLFLLLLFAAPVTLFAYRDRMVQTQREAEKQVIATQYQLRSVMGNSDFFSEDDYYRTAARVYAGALKRYPESVELGQRLQNLTFDRCGDNAVPEAERTALKDSLINYYKDLYEKNPKSAANIYLYARTLDDYERRLKLGDEILKLDKKSYWGHELKGWSLSALERYEEAEKSLRRATEIDSTIPDAYADLVTLYYETARPKELIGAALHAYELAPHPMLVVNEFWVARDKAEGLGDYESVLELDKARFHKRTEVEKDLLMDISYYAETLASTYRALGLPDSALLLLDYRLAYAASVSPKWESGVLFDKACLEASCGNTEKAIKLLEQSMEKGFTSYAYASTDSSLQSLRGDARFLGLVSQMKDAAKVEAGSNPLNAPAPDFTLVSFTGDTVSFSSLRGKPVILDFWLNCCAGAGAYTLKVLEEFQKSHPEIPVYGVGCDITDLPGVAGQFSKWGVKLPNLVCTPDVKDAYGIVGTPYILLIDSKGVMKYYNLGYGHGEASDQTLLDKLEWWLEIIE, encoded by the coding sequence ATGAACAAACGGAAGTTCATAACATTATTCCTTTTATTGCTCTTTGCTGCGCCGGTAACGCTTTTTGCATACCGTGACCGAATGGTTCAAACTCAAAGAGAGGCAGAAAAGCAGGTTATAGCTACCCAATATCAGCTGCGATCTGTTATGGGGAACAGCGACTTTTTTTCTGAAGACGACTACTACAGAACTGCGGCAAGGGTTTATGCCGGGGCACTTAAGCGATACCCTGAATCCGTGGAGCTTGGTCAGAGGCTTCAGAATTTAACCTTCGATAGATGCGGGGATAATGCAGTTCCTGAAGCAGAAAGGACCGCTCTTAAGGATTCACTCATCAATTATTACAAAGATTTATACGAGAAAAATCCGAAATCTGCAGCCAATATCTACCTTTACGCTCGAACCCTGGACGATTATGAGAGGCGCCTTAAGCTAGGCGATGAAATACTCAAGCTGGACAAGAAGTCTTACTGGGGTCATGAACTCAAGGGTTGGTCGTTGAGCGCGCTCGAACGCTACGAGGAAGCGGAAAAGAGTCTTAGAAGAGCTACAGAAATTGATAGCACTATACCTGACGCCTACGCTGATTTAGTTACCCTGTACTACGAGACTGCTCGACCAAAAGAGCTTATCGGTGCGGCATTGCATGCTTATGAACTGGCGCCGCATCCCATGCTTGTCGTTAATGAATTCTGGGTCGCTCGCGACAAGGCGGAAGGATTGGGCGATTACGAGTCAGTGCTGGAGCTTGACAAGGCGCGCTTTCATAAACGCACAGAGGTCGAAAAGGATTTGCTGATGGATATTTCTTATTACGCTGAGACGCTTGCTAGTACATATCGGGCATTGGGTCTGCCGGATAGCGCCCTTCTTTTGCTTGATTACAGGCTGGCCTACGCCGCTTCTGTAAGTCCAAAATGGGAGTCAGGGGTCTTGTTCGATAAGGCATGCCTTGAGGCTTCATGCGGAAACACGGAGAAAGCAATAAAACTTCTCGAACAATCCATGGAGAAGGGATTCACTTCCTATGCTTACGCTTCAACAGATTCGAGCCTCCAGAGCCTCAGAGGCGATGCAAGATTCCTTGGGCTTGTCTCGCAGATGAAAGATGCCGCGAAGGTTGAAGCCGGTTCGAATCCCTTGAACGCCCCTGCGCCCGATTTCACTCTCGTTTCTTTCACCGGCGATACCGTTTCATTCTCCTCTCTGCGCGGAAAGCCGGTCATTCTTGACTTCTGGTTGAATTGCTGCGCCGGTGCAGGCGCGTATACCTTGAAGGTTCTGGAGGAGTTCCAGAAGTCGCATCCCGAAATCCCTGTTTATGGCGTTGGATGCGATATTACTGACCTGCCGGGCGTTGCTGGACAATTCAGCAAGTGGGGAGTTAAGCTTCCCAATCTTGTCTGCACGCCTGATGTAAAGGATGCATACGGCATAGTCGGCACCCCGTACATTCTTTTGATAGACTCGAAAGGGGTTATGAAGTATTACAACTTAGGGTACGGTCACGGCGAGGCGTCCGACCAGACGTTGCTCGACAAGCTTGAATGGTGGCTTGAGATTATTGAATAA